The nucleotide sequence AACTTTCTTGACTTTCTTTCGTCTATTTTTGTGTTAATCACATTTAAAATTAGATTTTGTTATATCTAATTTTGATAATCGTGAATTGAAACAGACCCGTATCAAAGGCGGAAACTTTGGAACCTAATGGATATACAGCTATTAAATGTATTTTAATTTTTAAGTAAATATTGAAAAAAAGGTTCTAAGGGTGTCACCCTTAACGGACTCCATTTCGGATATGCGAATATTTTATTTTTTTCTAATGACATTAGAAAAAAATAAAAATGCAGAAAAAGAAAGAAAAATCTTATACTTTCTCGTTATGGCTTCTCTCAAATAGAGAAGCCGAAGCAATAACCATTTGATGTTATAGAAGTAAGTCAGGGATTATTTCCGTCTTTTTACTGTGACAGTCCTCGCTTCACTGCGTACTCGCAAGGGGCATCCCCAAGACTTCTAAAGATTATTATATAATCTAAGAATCTTGAGAAAACTTATTCTGTTTAACGACTAAGTAAGGTGTTTACTGCGAAGCTGGGTAACATCTAGAAAAAAGAAATGAAATTCAAGGGTTAAAAAATTCCAGTCGCGAGCTAGATTGAGAATGCTTCACTTTCACCAACAAATTCAAGAACGCAAAAAAATAGAAAAATCTTTAAATTGAAGAAGGCATATAGGGATTAATCCCAATGTGCCTTTTTGAATATTCGCAGAACCCTATAAAAATGAGTAAGGACGAATTACTGTAATTTAACCTCTATTTTAAGCTAAAAAAGGGCCACTGAGTGGCCTAAAAGGCCATTTAGTAACCCTTTAAGGCTACTCAGTGGCCTTTCTCATTTAGAGCCTTTCAATCCCAATGTTTTCAGTGAGTTTAAGGCTTTATTATTTGCGTTTTTTCAAGATCAAAGGTATAAACACAAGGGGAAGTTTTTAGAAAGTCTTAGAAGGCAACTCAGCCCCTTTTTTTCTCCATCAATTTAAACATTACTTATTAACCCCCTCAAAATAAAATTTAAGGATAGATACACTATTTTTTTTATAATAAATTTCGACCTTTACTCCCTTACCACAACAAACGACACTTTCTCCGTCTTTTAAATTATAGATCTTTAGTAAGAACTGGGAATTAAAAAGATAGATAGAAGCATAAGATGTACCTTTGTTGAATTTTTTTATTGTACTTAAAACTTCACTATGAAGTTCAAATAATGTTTTGTATTTTTTCTTTATTGTATAATCTGGCTCTATTATTACCTTTGGAATCACATTTATTTCTTGGGATAATATTCGACTTAAAAATTCATCAAAGTTTACTTTTAATTCATTGTGATTATAATGTTTAAGTGCATAGTCAACTTCCATTTTAACATGTTTTACACCTCTATGTGCTATAGCTTTTTCAATAAGGTCATATATAGATGTAAAACTTTCAACTTTTAATTTTATTTCGCTCATTATCTCATTAATAACACTGTTAGTTATATCTTTTACAACTTTTTTTTCTATAACAATTGCAGTAATTTTAGCACTTTTAAACTCACCATCTTTTATCTTAGTATACTCTAGAGACAAACCTCCTATGTCTTCTAAATCTTTAAAAATAGGTTTTAAGAGATTTTTTTCTATATCATAAAATCTTTTATAAGTCTCTTTTATCTCTAATAGTACTCTCAAGTCTTTCATACTTATTTCTACTTTGTCAAAAAGATTTCTTTTTATATGTTGATAAAATCTGTAGGTAAACTTTTCTTTAAAAGTTATAATTTTATTTATTCCTAATTTTTCATAATTACTCCCGACTTCAAATGAATTGAGAATTTGATTTGAGAATTTCAAATGAATGTTTTCACCTATAATATGGAACATCTCTAAAATACTAACAAAACTAAAATAAGAGGCTTGATCTGAAGTTAACAGTAAATATTTTGTCATAAATTTAGAGAGTATTTTTTTTATTTCTTCTATTCCTTCTATTTCTAAAACTTCACACATTTTTTTTATAGAAATTGATGCAGAATCTTTTTCATCAATAATAGTCTGTATAATTTTTTTTTCTTTTTTAGTCAATCGACTAGAAAATTCTATTGTAATATCTTTTTTTAATCTTTTAATTTGTTCAAAAGTTAAAATATTTTCCATAAAACCTCCTTAATTTAATTTTTTTCAATATATTTTTCCTCATTTTAAACGATATAGAGTATTTCGTTATTTCGTTATAGTCGATTATAACTTATATTTATTAAAATTTCAAATACTATCGACTTCAATTAAAACTATATAAACGAAATAAATACATTAAAATTGCAAAATTGACATTATTATAGATGAGAGTAGAATAAAAATATAATTTTGTTTTGAGTTTTAATTCAACAAAACAGATTTTGAGTAGTATGGAATATTTTTAATGCTAAACAATTTAATTTAAGGAGGCAAAAAATGAAAAAAAGAATGGTGTTCTTACTGACGGTGTTAATGTTTGTAATATCGATAACAGGATTTGCAAAGAGTAAAGAATTGGTGATAGCAGTTAATGCCAATTTTATTTCTTTAGACCCGCATAATTTGTCGGATACATTATCCGGAACGGCAAGTGCGACTATGTATGAAGGGTTACTAAAGTATGAAAATGATATGACATTAAAACCTCTCTTAGCAGAAAGCTATAACATCTCCAAGGATGGTTTGACTTATACTTTTAAAATTAGGAAAGGGATAAAATTTAGTGATGGAACAGCTTTAGACGCTAAAGCTGTCAAGTATAACTTTGATAGAGTAATGGACAAAAAGAAAAATTTAAGAAGACGTAGAAATTTTTTAGCAGTACAGAAAGTTGAAGCAATTGGAGCAGATACAGTAAAAATAATTTTAAAAACACCTTATTCACCAATGCTTAACAGAGTTGCCTCTTTAAAAATTATAAGTCCGGCAGCTCTAAAAAAATATGGTGACCAGGGAATTATTACACATCCTGTTGGAACAGGGCCATATGTCTATGATAGATGGGTTCAAGGGGATAAATTAGTTATAAGAAGAAATAATTCTTATTGGGGAGAAAAACCAAAAGTAGATAAAGTAACCTTTAAACCTGTTATAGAAAATGGATCTAGAATTGCTATGCTTCAAACAGGGGAAGCTGATTTTATTTACCCTATGCCTACAGAACAAGTTAGAAGAATAAAAGGGAATAAAAATATTGAAATTATGACTGGGTTTTCTACTATATCCAGATATGTCACTTTGAATACAACTAAAGATGTATTTAAAAATAAAAAAGTTCGTCAAGCAATAAACTACGCAGTTAATAAAAAAGCTTATGCACAAGTAGTAAAATCAGGGTATTTAGTTCCTTTAACATCACCTGTACCTGAAGCTTTAGAATATCATGTTGATCAAACACCGTATGCTTTTAATTTAGAAAAAGCAAAAAAATTAATGAAAGAAGCAGGATATCCTAATGGTTTCACAACTTCTATTTGGGGATCTAATAATACAGAAGATATGAAAGGAATGCAATTTATTAATCAACAATTAGCTCAAATAGGAATTAAAGTTGAAGTTATGCCAATGGAAGAAGGAACTTTAGCTAATTCAATATATAGTGCTCAAACTCCTGAAGAGGCTAAAATTAATATGTGGTATGTAAATTGGTCTTCTTTTGATATTGATGGGGCTACTAAAAACTTATTCCATAGTCACTTCATACCTCCAGTATCTGCTAATACAGCTTATTATATGAATTCAAAAGTAGATAAAATGATTGATGGTGGTGCAATTGAAACTAACTCTAAAAAGAGAGCAAAGATTTATGCAGATATGCAGTCTACTATCTGGGATGATGCTCCTTGGATTTTCTTAGGTTCTGATCAATTAGTTTCGGCTAAAAGGAAAACCACTAAAAATGTATACGTTATGCCTGATGGTGCAATTAATTTAGAGAAAGCTGATACAAGTAAATAGTTAATAAAAAAGAAATGTAGTGTTACTGCATTTCTTTTTTAAAAAAATTCATATTAAGTTTTAGATGGATTAATAAAAATAATATATAGGATTATAAAAAAATAAGGAGGGTATGATGGAGCCTATATACTTATCATACATAAAAAAATGAGACATTATATTTTAAAACGTTTATTAAATACTATTCCAATAATAATAATAGTTTCAATCTTAGTATTTTTATTTATACATTTAATCCCTGGGGATCCAGCAAGATTACTAGCAGGTCATCAAGCAACATTAGAAGAAATAACAATTATGAGAGAACAATTAGGACTTAATGACCCTATGTATTTACAATATTTTAATTTTTTAAAAGATTTTTTTAGCGGACATTTAGGAGTATCTATAAAAACAGGTTTGCCTATAAAGGAAATGCTTATTCCAAGATTTAAACCGACATTATATTTAGCTATTTTTTCAATTATTTGGGCATCAATTTTTGGAGTAGTTGCTGGTATTATATCTGCTGTAAATAGAGGTAAAGCTCTTGATTACTTTGTAATGATTGGAGCTATTTCTGGTATTTCTTTACCGTTATTTTGGTTAGGACTTATGCTTATTCAAGTATTTTCTGTTGATTTAGGATGGTTTCCAACAGGAGGAATAGATGGATTAAAAAGTTATGTACTCCCTTCTATTACGCTTGGAGCGGGAATCATGTCTATGATAGCTCGTTATACTCGTTCTTCTATGATAGAGATTTTAAGAGAACCCTATATTCGTACTTCTAGAGCTAAAGGCGTTTCAGAGATGTTAGTAGTCGGAAAACACGCACTTAGAAACTCATTGATTGATGTAGTGACGATAGTTGGTCTACAATTCGGTTTTTTACTTGCAGGATCAGTATTAGTAGAAACAGTTTTTTCGATACCAGGTCTAGGAAGATTGTTAATAGACTCAATATTATTTAGAGATTATACAGTTATTCAAGTGATTTTATTAATATTTACCCTTCAATTTATAGTTGTAAATCTAGTTGTAGATGTAATGTATGGAATATTAAATCCTAAAATAAGATATGAATAAAGGAGAGTTAAAATGAATGACGAAAAAATAAAAAAACCTTATAAAGAATTTATTAAAAATTTTACACGAAGAAAAATAGCAGTATTATCACTATTATTTATTGTGGTACTGATACTAGTAGGGGTTTTTCAACCAATAACAATAGATCCGGATTTTGCTGATTATGATAATCTTTTAGCAGCACCAAGTTCTGCTCACTGGTTTGGAACAGATGAGTATGGAAGAGATCTTTTTAATAGAATAATAGTTGGGACCAGGCTTTCTCTAGGGGTATCTCTTAGTTCAGTTTTTATAGGTGCATTAATAGGAACTTTATTAGGATTAATTGCTGGTTTTTATGGTGGGAAAATAGAAAGTATTATAATGAGAAGTTGTGATGTATTATTTTCATTTCCAGGATTATTGTTAGCAATAGGAATTGTTGCAATTATTGGACCAGGTCTTATGAATGTTGTAGTAGCAATTTCAATATATGGAATACCTTCCTTTACTCGGATTGTAAGAAGTTCAACATTGTCTTTAAAAAAATTACTTTATATAGAAGCTTCTAAATCTATTGGTGTTGGGAATTTTAGAATATTATTTATTCATATTTTCCCTGGGACTCTTCCAACATTAATTGTTACTTTAACTATGAGAATAGGAACAGCTATAATTTCTGCAGCATCACTTAGTTTTTTAGGGTTTGGAGCAAGCCCTACAACACCAGATTGGGGTGCAATGTTATCTACGGGAAGAGATTATATTGGATTAGCACCTCATATGCTTTTTTATCCAGGTTTAATGATATTTTTAACTGTTCTAGCATTTAACTTATTAGGAGATGGTTTAAGAGATACCTTGGATCCAAAATTAAATTAAGGAGATAACTATGAAAAACTTATTGAGAATAAATAATTTAAAAACAGAATTTAAAAAGGATAAAAGTAGTGTTACTGCTATTGAAGGCGTTTCATTTAATATAAAAGAGGGGGAAATTATAGGTTTGGTTGGCGAAAGTGGAAGTGGTAAATCAGTTACCTCCCTTTCCATAATGAGACTCTTAGATGAGCAGGGAAAGGTAACAGAAGGTGAGGTAGAGTTTAAAGGAATAAATATATTAAACTTAGGCAAAAATGAAATTAGAAAACTCAGAGGGAGAAAGATGTCTATGATTTTTCAGGATCCTATGTCTTCTTTAAATCCAGTTTTGAAAATTGGGGATCAACTTATGGAAAGCA is from Psychrilyobacter atlanticus DSM 19335 and encodes:
- a CDS encoding glutathione ABC transporter substrate-binding protein, whose translation is MKKRMVFLLTVLMFVISITGFAKSKELVIAVNANFISLDPHNLSDTLSGTASATMYEGLLKYENDMTLKPLLAESYNISKDGLTYTFKIRKGIKFSDGTALDAKAVKYNFDRVMDKKKNLRRRRNFLAVQKVEAIGADTVKIILKTPYSPMLNRVASLKIISPAALKKYGDQGIITHPVGTGPYVYDRWVQGDKLVIRRNNSYWGEKPKVDKVTFKPVIENGSRIAMLQTGEADFIYPMPTEQVRRIKGNKNIEIMTGFSTISRYVTLNTTKDVFKNKKVRQAINYAVNKKAYAQVVKSGYLVPLTSPVPEALEYHVDQTPYAFNLEKAKKLMKEAGYPNGFTTSIWGSNNTEDMKGMQFINQQLAQIGIKVEVMPMEEGTLANSIYSAQTPEEAKINMWYVNWSSFDIDGATKNLFHSHFIPPVSANTAYYMNSKVDKMIDGGAIETNSKKRAKIYADMQSTIWDDAPWIFLGSDQLVSAKRKTTKNVYVMPDGAINLEKADTSK
- a CDS encoding ABC transporter permease, whose product is MRHYILKRLLNTIPIIIIVSILVFLFIHLIPGDPARLLAGHQATLEEITIMREQLGLNDPMYLQYFNFLKDFFSGHLGVSIKTGLPIKEMLIPRFKPTLYLAIFSIIWASIFGVVAGIISAVNRGKALDYFVMIGAISGISLPLFWLGLMLIQVFSVDLGWFPTGGIDGLKSYVLPSITLGAGIMSMIARYTRSSMIEILREPYIRTSRAKGVSEMLVVGKHALRNSLIDVVTIVGLQFGFLLAGSVLVETVFSIPGLGRLLIDSILFRDYTVIQVILLIFTLQFIVVNLVVDVMYGILNPKIRYE
- a CDS encoding replication initiation protein codes for the protein MENILTFEQIKRLKKDITIEFSSRLTKKEKKIIQTIIDEKDSASISIKKMCEVLEIEGIEEIKKILSKFMTKYLLLTSDQASYFSFVSILEMFHIIGENIHLKFSNQILNSFEVGSNYEKLGINKIITFKEKFTYRFYQHIKRNLFDKVEISMKDLRVLLEIKETYKRFYDIEKNLLKPIFKDLEDIGGLSLEYTKIKDGEFKSAKITAIVIEKKVVKDITNSVINEIMSEIKLKVESFTSIYDLIEKAIAHRGVKHVKMEVDYALKHYNHNELKVNFDEFLSRILSQEINVIPKVIIEPDYTIKKKYKTLFELHSEVLSTIKKFNKGTSYASIYLFNSQFLLKIYNLKDGESVVCCGKGVKVEIYYKKNSVSILKFYFEGVNK
- a CDS encoding ABC transporter permease subunit, coding for MNDEKIKKPYKEFIKNFTRRKIAVLSLLFIVVLILVGVFQPITIDPDFADYDNLLAAPSSAHWFGTDEYGRDLFNRIIVGTRLSLGVSLSSVFIGALIGTLLGLIAGFYGGKIESIIMRSCDVLFSFPGLLLAIGIVAIIGPGLMNVVVAISIYGIPSFTRIVRSSTLSLKKLLYIEASKSIGVGNFRILFIHIFPGTLPTLIVTLTMRIGTAIISAASLSFLGFGASPTTPDWGAMLSTGRDYIGLAPHMLFYPGLMIFLTVLAFNLLGDGLRDTLDPKLN